A region of Candidatus Acidiferrales bacterium DNA encodes the following proteins:
- a CDS encoding twin-arginine translocase TatA/TatE family subunit: MLEDLSIGKILLIVVVILIFFGPKKIPDLAQSLGKGIREFKKAMRDVSDEMQKPVNEEPKATAQKSIESPPQVSQTDSSSTAQPKS, encoded by the coding sequence ATGCTTGAAGATTTAAGTATTGGTAAAATCCTATTGATTGTCGTGGTCATTTTGATATTCTTCGGTCCCAAGAAAATACCGGATTTAGCGCAGTCTTTGGGAAAAGGTATAAGAGAATTCAAAAAAGCCATGCGTGATGTATCGGATGAGATGCAGAAGCCGGTTAATGAAGAACCCAAAGCTACAGCGCAAAAATCGATAGAATCACCTCCGCAGGTTTCCCAAACAGATTCTTCATCTACAGCTCAACCAAAATCATAA
- a CDS encoding phosphoribosylaminoimidazolesuccinocarboxamide synthase has product MANKEKRVIVSKGSSKVLYSLPQDDILLTEFRSEIAIDGKKVFKVKERPKIAAELQAFIYAYLETYQIPTHFFSQSGGELLVKRLNIIPVEITVRNLASHSFAKRFKHFKSGQLLDFPIFEYLLKNEVGESFVNDTHLYALQILSPDDFRTMTRLASKIDAVMKSFFERRGFTLVDITMKFGKHKGMIMLGDEISPENITVIDNTTDEEISVVEARDSREASKQYQLVYDRIFPSLQRSAAPPKRKA; this is encoded by the coding sequence TTGGCAAATAAGGAAAAAAGAGTCATCGTTTCCAAAGGAAGCTCGAAGGTTCTTTATTCTCTTCCTCAGGATGATATTCTCCTGACAGAGTTTCGATCTGAAATAGCAATTGACGGGAAGAAGGTCTTCAAAGTCAAAGAAAGACCAAAGATTGCGGCGGAGTTGCAGGCATTTATTTACGCGTATTTGGAGACTTACCAGATACCGACTCATTTCTTTAGCCAATCGGGCGGAGAGCTTCTTGTGAAGCGTTTAAATATCATTCCCGTTGAAATAACTGTCCGAAATTTAGCATCCCATTCATTTGCCAAGAGGTTCAAGCATTTCAAATCGGGGCAACTGTTGGATTTCCCGATATTCGAATATCTTCTGAAGAATGAGGTGGGGGAGTCTTTCGTCAATGATACGCATTTGTACGCGCTGCAAATCTTGTCGCCGGATGATTTCCGGACGATGACACGACTGGCAAGCAAAATTGATGCAGTCATGAAAAGTTTTTTTGAAAGACGCGGTTTTACTCTTGTAGACATCACGATGAAGTTCGGCAAGCATAAAGGCATGATAATGCTCGGCGATGAAATTTCTCCCGAAAACATAACCGTGATTGACAACACGACCGATGAAGAGATTTCCGTTGTGGAGGCCCGTGACTCGCGCGAGGCGTCTAAGCAATATCAATTGGTCTATGATCGTATCTTTCCTTCCCTCCAGCGTAGCGCCGCACCTCCAAAGCGCAAGGCTTAA
- a CDS encoding phosphatidylserine decarboxylase family protein, with translation MFLRLAHYGYDVVAVVVLSCVAAVFVSFFVASAPAKVILDIAALAAGASTFYFFRDPDRTLQMSGDHVVISPADGRVVFCSEVEEPEFLRSRAKMISIFMSPVDVHVNRIPVNGTVKFLKYVKGEYLVAFDEKSSDRNERMLIGIENKGARVLFKQIAGFIARRIVCNLSEGQTVTAGERFGMIKFGSRVDVLLPLNCDVKVKLNDKIFAGSTIIGVMQSEP, from the coding sequence ATGTTTCTCCGGCTAGCTCACTATGGTTACGACGTTGTCGCAGTTGTAGTGCTGTCGTGTGTCGCAGCGGTATTTGTCTCTTTTTTTGTTGCGAGCGCACCGGCCAAAGTAATTCTTGATATTGCAGCGCTTGCAGCTGGAGCCTCCACGTTCTATTTTTTCCGCGATCCTGACCGGACTTTACAGATGTCCGGTGATCATGTTGTGATATCACCTGCCGACGGCAGGGTGGTATTTTGCAGCGAGGTGGAGGAACCCGAGTTCCTGCGAAGCCGTGCGAAGATGATCAGCATTTTTATGTCGCCGGTCGACGTGCACGTAAACAGAATCCCGGTAAATGGCACGGTGAAGTTTCTCAAATATGTTAAAGGAGAATATCTTGTCGCGTTCGATGAGAAGTCAAGCGATAGAAACGAGAGGATGCTGATCGGAATTGAAAATAAAGGCGCCAGAGTTTTGTTCAAGCAAATAGCCGGTTTTATAGCACGCAGGATCGTATGCAATCTTTCGGAAGGTCAGACAGTCACCGCAGGCGAAAGATTCGGAATGATTAAGTTTGGGTCTCGCGTCGACGTTCTCCTTCCATTAAATTGCGATGTAAAAGTCAAGTTGAACGATAAGATTTTTGCCGGAAGCACTATAATCGGAGTGATGCAAAGTGAGCCGTGA
- the zwf gene encoding glucose-6-phosphate dehydrogenase: MNSKRIPPYLFIIIGGTGDLARRKLLPAICKLWEKNLSEFYLIGSGSGKKHDDSTYRDFVARSLEEENVDTSHIDSLDWLYYQSVGTGSLEEFKSFANRVLQLEKDLNLTGNRVFYLAVPPSIFPNTIRNLGEVGLNKSGGEIKLVVEKPFGKDLQSAKDLNRLVHTYFDESQVYRIDHYLGKETVQNLLAFRFSNAMFESLWSRDRIERVEITVAETLGLEHRAGYYDKVGALRDMIQNHLTQLMTLVAMEVPTALEADDVRHEKVKVLRAVSPISPEDVVRGQYTRGAVEGKEVVGYCEEEGINCSDSRTETYAAVKLNISNWRWQGVPFLLRTGKRMFKEATEIAITFRRPPVSIFRQFSIKDIQPNRLIITLQPNEGFDLYFKVKEPGESYKLTTQSLHFEYSEIFGRLPDAYETLLLDVLKGDQTLFVRADEVESSWELYTPLLSGGSDVYKYASGTWGPVEAERLLDGEKWCTM; the protein is encoded by the coding sequence ATGAACAGTAAGAGGATACCGCCGTATTTGTTCATAATCATAGGAGGCACCGGCGATCTGGCAAGGCGAAAACTTCTTCCGGCAATCTGCAAATTGTGGGAGAAAAATTTATCCGAATTTTATTTGATCGGGTCGGGAAGTGGAAAGAAACACGACGACTCGACGTACCGCGACTTTGTAGCAAGATCGCTGGAAGAGGAAAATGTGGACACAAGCCATATCGATTCGCTCGATTGGCTTTATTATCAATCCGTTGGTACGGGCTCATTGGAGGAGTTTAAGTCCTTTGCGAACAGAGTCTTACAATTGGAAAAGGATCTCAACCTGACGGGAAACAGGGTCTTTTATCTCGCAGTTCCGCCGTCGATTTTTCCGAATACGATCAGGAATCTCGGGGAAGTTGGTCTGAACAAAAGCGGCGGCGAGATAAAGCTCGTCGTTGAAAAACCATTTGGGAAAGATCTGCAATCTGCAAAAGATTTGAACCGGCTGGTGCACACCTATTTTGATGAGTCGCAGGTTTACCGAATAGATCATTACCTCGGAAAAGAAACTGTTCAGAATCTTCTCGCTTTTCGTTTCAGCAACGCGATGTTCGAATCACTTTGGTCCCGCGACAGGATTGAAAGAGTCGAAATAACGGTTGCAGAAACTCTCGGTCTCGAACATCGGGCCGGTTATTATGACAAAGTCGGCGCTTTGCGCGATATGATACAAAATCATTTGACTCAACTCATGACGCTCGTGGCGATGGAGGTACCGACGGCATTGGAAGCCGATGATGTGCGTCACGAAAAGGTGAAGGTCCTTCGGGCTGTTTCGCCGATTTCTCCGGAGGATGTCGTGCGCGGTCAGTACACGCGCGGCGCTGTCGAAGGAAAAGAGGTCGTCGGATATTGCGAGGAGGAAGGAATCAATTGCAGCGATTCACGCACCGAAACTTATGCCGCAGTAAAACTGAATATCTCAAACTGGCGGTGGCAAGGCGTACCTTTTTTGTTGAGAACCGGGAAGAGGATGTTCAAAGAGGCAACAGAGATCGCAATCACTTTCCGTCGTCCCCCTGTCTCCATATTCAGACAATTTTCCATAAAAGATATTCAACCCAATAGACTCATCATCACGCTGCAGCCCAATGAGGGTTTTGACTTGTACTTCAAAGTAAAAGAACCGGGCGAATCATATAAACTTACGACTCAGAGTCTGCATTTTGAGTATTCCGAGATTTTCGGACGGTTGCCTGACGCATACGAGACATTGCTCCTCGATGTTCTGAAAGGCGATCAGACATTGTTCGTTCGCGCTGACGAAGTTGAATCGTCGTGGGAACTCTACACGCCGCTTTTATCCGGTGGTTCTGATGTGTACAAGTACGCTTCAGGAACTTGGGGACCGGTGGAAGCCGAAAGATTGCTCGACGGTGAGAAATGGTGCACGATGTGA
- the purS gene encoding phosphoribosylformylglycinamidine synthase subunit PurS → MYKAIIKVTLKKKILDPQGKAIESSLHNLGFSSLTGVRTGKNIEISINQNDLEQARSSIQSACEKLLANPVTEEFEYEIFDHAGTAVAGFSTQHKQVKEPVG, encoded by the coding sequence TTGTATAAGGCAATAATAAAGGTTACGCTGAAGAAAAAAATACTGGATCCCCAGGGAAAAGCTATCGAAAGCAGTCTGCACAATCTGGGTTTCTCAAGTCTTACCGGCGTCAGAACCGGCAAGAATATTGAAATCTCTATAAATCAGAATGATCTCGAGCAGGCAAGGAGTTCAATCCAGTCTGCGTGTGAAAAACTTCTTGCAAATCCCGTGACGGAGGAGTTTGAGTACGAGATATTCGATCATGCTGGCACAGCCGTGGCTGGGTTCTCGACACAGCACAAGCAAGTTAAAGAACCGGTCGGTTAA
- the tatA gene encoding twin-arginine translocase TatA/TatE family subunit — protein MLEDLSFGKILLIVLVLVIFFGAKRIPEIAQSLGKGVKEFKKAVKDIREDPEKKSEEKK, from the coding sequence ATGCTTGAGGATTTGAGCTTCGGAAAAATTCTTCTGATAGTTTTGGTGCTCGTCATATTCTTTGGCGCTAAGAGAATTCCAGAAATCGCACAAAGCCTCGGTAAGGGAGTGAAAGAATTCAAGAAGGCTGTCAAAGACATACGGGAAGATCCCGAGAAGAAGAGCGAAGAAAAGAAATAA
- the gatA gene encoding Asp-tRNA(Asn)/Glu-tRNA(Gln) amidotransferase subunit GatA, giving the protein MSDTYQSFRKRLLNAEFTCKSITESYLKRAKAGSNLNAFLQLFDECMEDAEKVDAKVKAGTAGRLAGLVLGIKDVIAIKEKRLTCGSRMLENFVSPYDATVVERLRDEDAIIIGKTNPDEFAMGSSTEYSAFGPTLNPVDTSRVPGGSSGGSASAVAAGLCHGALGTDTGGSIRQPASFCGVVGLKPTYGRVSRYGLVAYASSFDVIGPFANSVYDIALILEVLAGHDERDSTSAEKPVPQYTSFLDRDVKNLRLGIARETLSSGVANEIREAIEKRIDELRSEGVDIIEISLPHLDYTIPAYYILATAEASSNLERYDGARYGHRAKDVEELEDMYIRSRTEGFGPEVKRRIMLGTFVLSAGYYDAYYRKAQKVRRIIKQDFDEAFGKVDAIITPTAPTTAFKIGEKTSDPLQMYLSDIFTVSANLAGIPGISVPIEKDERSLPIGVQLMGRQFEEETILTLASFIEHSVKNRKNHDEHTR; this is encoded by the coding sequence TTGTCTGACACATACCAGAGTTTTCGGAAGCGGCTTCTTAACGCGGAATTCACCTGCAAGAGTATCACGGAATCCTATCTAAAGAGGGCCAAGGCAGGCTCAAACCTGAACGCTTTCCTTCAGCTCTTTGATGAATGCATGGAAGATGCGGAAAAAGTTGACGCGAAAGTAAAAGCTGGTACAGCCGGGAGGCTTGCAGGTCTCGTCCTTGGAATCAAAGATGTTATTGCAATCAAAGAAAAGCGTCTCACGTGCGGCTCTAGGATGCTTGAAAATTTCGTTTCTCCATACGATGCGACAGTCGTGGAAAGGCTGAGGGATGAAGATGCGATTATCATCGGCAAGACCAATCCGGATGAGTTTGCAATGGGCTCCTCGACGGAGTACAGTGCGTTTGGACCCACATTGAATCCCGTGGACACATCTCGCGTGCCCGGGGGGTCCAGCGGCGGTAGCGCCTCAGCTGTCGCTGCGGGATTGTGCCATGGTGCGCTTGGCACAGACACAGGAGGATCGATAAGGCAGCCCGCGTCATTTTGTGGGGTTGTCGGGTTGAAACCGACCTACGGTCGCGTGTCTCGTTACGGGCTCGTTGCCTACGCGTCGTCGTTTGATGTGATCGGACCGTTTGCAAATTCAGTTTACGATATTGCCCTGATTCTGGAGGTCCTTGCAGGGCACGATGAGCGAGATTCAACCTCCGCAGAAAAACCCGTACCGCAGTATACTTCTTTTCTTGACAGAGACGTGAAAAATCTTAGGCTTGGGATCGCCAGAGAGACGCTGAGTTCCGGTGTGGCGAATGAGATCAGGGAAGCGATCGAAAAGCGGATTGACGAGCTTCGTTCCGAGGGAGTAGATATTATCGAAATCTCGCTGCCACATCTCGATTATACCATTCCTGCCTATTACATTCTTGCAACGGCCGAAGCCTCATCTAATCTTGAAAGATATGACGGTGCAAGATACGGTCATCGTGCGAAGGATGTCGAAGAGCTTGAAGATATGTATATCCGCTCACGGACGGAGGGGTTTGGCCCTGAAGTCAAAAGAAGGATCATGCTCGGTACGTTCGTTCTTTCGGCCGGATATTACGATGCATATTACCGCAAAGCTCAGAAAGTCCGCAGAATCATCAAGCAGGATTTCGACGAAGCTTTTGGGAAGGTCGATGCAATAATAACTCCTACTGCTCCAACCACAGCATTCAAAATTGGTGAGAAGACTTCCGATCCGCTTCAAATGTATCTCTCCGATATTTTCACGGTCTCCGCAAACCTGGCTGGAATCCCGGGGATCTCAGTGCCGATCGAGAAGGATGAGAGATCGCTGCCGATCGGTGTGCAGCTTATGGGAAGACAGTTTGAAGAAGAAACGATTCTGACGTTAGCAAGTTTTATCGAACATTCCGTGAAAAACCGAAAGAACCACGATGAGCATACTCGTTGA
- the pgl gene encoding 6-phosphogluconolactonase — translation MVHDVIGEVRKFRDLIELSSAVAENIAELIKEVVASKGVFHLALSGGNTPTTLFRILATTYRNSIPWKSVHVFFCDERFVPHMDPLSNFRMAKENLFDLLSIPRENIHPIPTDYLEFEISAGSYETELRKFFSDDGNTFDLAVMGIGKEGHTASLFPNSLALDEEERWVLAVHVNAVPPRRVTLTFPVLNRAGAVYFLVSGTDKAEIMGRILDNWFDYHACPAVGIIPKNGRPVWWIDLSASPDGR, via the coding sequence ATGGTGCACGATGTGATTGGTGAGGTAAGAAAATTCCGTGACCTCATTGAGCTTAGCTCGGCCGTAGCGGAAAATATCGCCGAACTCATCAAAGAAGTCGTTGCTTCAAAAGGCGTTTTTCATCTTGCATTGTCAGGAGGGAATACTCCAACAACTCTATTCCGCATCCTCGCCACGACGTATCGTAATTCAATCCCGTGGAAATCTGTTCACGTTTTCTTTTGCGATGAGCGCTTCGTTCCGCACATGGACCCTCTGAGCAATTTTCGGATGGCGAAGGAAAACTTGTTTGATCTGCTCTCTATCCCGAGAGAAAACATACATCCTATTCCAACTGATTATTTGGAGTTTGAGATTTCAGCAGGATCCTACGAAACTGAGTTGCGAAAATTTTTCTCCGACGACGGAAATACTTTCGATCTCGCCGTCATGGGAATAGGAAAGGAGGGGCACACTGCCTCTCTTTTTCCGAATTCGCTGGCACTCGATGAAGAGGAAAGGTGGGTATTAGCTGTGCATGTGAATGCGGTTCCACCGCGGCGTGTAACGCTTACTTTCCCGGTTCTGAATCGCGCCGGGGCGGTCTACTTTCTTGTCTCCGGCACCGACAAAGCGGAAATCATGGGAAGAATTCTCGACAACTGGTTCGATTATCATGCTTGCCCTGCGGTCGGAATCATCCCTAAAAATGGCAGGCCAGTCTGGTGGATTGATTTGTCTGCGTCACCTGATGGGAGGTAA
- the purQ gene encoding phosphoribosylformylglycinamidine synthase subunit PurQ: protein MAHKVGVVVFPGSNCDRDAFNAFGSVMEQKVEFLWHKDTDLDGVDVVVLPGGFSYGDYLRSGAIARFSPIMNEVKKFAEHGGLVMGICNGFQVLVESGLLPGALLRNAKLKFVCRQVYLRTETVKTPFTLSLKRGQILKVPIAHGDGNYYADDTTLKMLQDNDQIVFRYSTQDGVVTQESNPNGSILNIAGIVNKNRNVLGMMPHPERASEQILGSANGAFVLKSVIESLN from the coding sequence ATGGCACACAAAGTAGGAGTTGTGGTTTTTCCCGGGTCGAATTGCGACCGGGATGCTTTCAACGCGTTCGGAAGCGTTATGGAGCAGAAGGTGGAATTTCTATGGCACAAGGACACGGATCTTGACGGCGTCGATGTCGTCGTTCTTCCGGGCGGTTTTTCTTACGGGGATTATCTGAGGTCCGGTGCAATTGCAAGATTTTCACCGATAATGAACGAAGTGAAAAAGTTCGCGGAGCACGGAGGACTCGTAATGGGAATTTGCAACGGTTTTCAGGTCCTTGTCGAATCAGGATTGCTGCCCGGGGCTTTGTTGAGGAATGCAAAGTTAAAATTCGTGTGCCGCCAGGTTTACTTGAGAACTGAAACTGTGAAAACGCCGTTCACCTTGTCTCTTAAACGCGGACAAATTTTGAAGGTGCCGATTGCTCATGGTGACGGGAACTATTATGCCGATGATACCACGTTAAAAATGTTGCAGGACAACGACCAGATTGTTTTTCGTTATTCAACGCAGGATGGCGTAGTTACACAAGAGTCAAATCCGAACGGCTCGATTCTCAATATTGCAGGCATCGTCAATAAGAACCGAAACGTTCTCGGGATGATGCCTCATCCTGAGCGGGCCAGCGAGCAAATCCTTGGGAGTGCGAATGGTGCGTTTGTTTTGAAATCGGTCATTGAAAGTTTAAATTGA
- the pssA gene encoding CDP-diacylglycerol--serine O-phosphatidyltransferase, with amino-acid sequence MSRKRKYNIHISRAVIPSFFTILNMFSGFMSVLSSADKDYASAAWLIILAAIFDSLDGIMARLTRSSSEFGVELDSLSDLVSFGVAPSFMIYRIGLHTLGPLGTLSSAMLMVFGGLRLARFNVQLVGFDKDYFKGLPIPSSAIVISSFVLSFYDRTMGALDTDAIVLPAIAVSLSLLMVSTVRYDTIPKFSRRAVRSHPMKFSIFMISLLIIIATLGKALFWLFVLYIVGGLVRWVVEHIKALLSPPKREEEEEDVELSSFDI; translated from the coding sequence ATGAGTAGAAAAAGAAAATACAATATTCACATTTCCAGAGCGGTCATCCCGAGTTTTTTCACGATTCTCAACATGTTTTCAGGTTTCATGTCGGTCTTGTCATCTGCCGATAAAGATTATGCTTCGGCGGCATGGCTTATAATACTTGCAGCAATTTTCGACAGTCTCGATGGCATCATGGCACGCCTGACAAGAAGTTCCAGCGAGTTTGGCGTGGAGCTCGATTCGCTTTCGGACCTTGTTTCGTTCGGCGTCGCACCGTCGTTCATGATTTATCGAATCGGACTTCATACCCTCGGGCCGCTTGGCACTCTTTCAAGTGCGATGCTTATGGTGTTCGGTGGCTTGCGGCTTGCGCGATTCAACGTCCAGCTTGTCGGATTCGACAAGGATTATTTCAAGGGCTTACCTATCCCCTCGAGTGCAATCGTGATCAGTTCGTTCGTTCTTTCATTTTATGATAGGACCATGGGAGCTCTCGACACAGATGCCATAGTACTTCCTGCAATAGCAGTTTCTCTGTCTTTATTAATGGTAAGCACTGTTCGCTACGATACGATCCCGAAATTCAGCAGGCGCGCAGTTCGTTCACATCCGATGAAGTTTTCCATTTTTATGATATCGCTGTTAATTATAATTGCGACACTAGGTAAGGCGCTTTTCTGGTTATTTGTTCTCTACATAGTCGGCGGATTGGTCCGCTGGGTGGTTGAGCACATCAAGGCTCTTCTTTCTCCGCCGAAACGTGAAGAAGAAGAGGAAGATGTCGAGCTCAGTAGTTTTGATATTTGA